A stretch of Lysobacter sp. K5869 DNA encodes these proteins:
- a CDS encoding helix-turn-helix transcriptional regulator, whose product MRMEDRMRRARLRAKLSQQELAAKIGVQRSAVAQWEKTGGNLPSMNHLIDIALATGVTLEWLGTGRGPIKADEETWTPAVQSLDYAQDETEYQCLQDLRRLPHPLRESLVGIIAQLAKNYP is encoded by the coding sequence ATGCGTATGGAAGACCGGATGCGCCGCGCCCGCTTGCGCGCCAAGCTGTCGCAGCAGGAATTGGCGGCCAAGATCGGCGTGCAGCGCAGCGCCGTGGCGCAATGGGAAAAGACGGGGGGCAACCTGCCCTCGATGAACCATTTGATCGACATCGCGCTGGCCACCGGCGTGACGCTGGAGTGGCTGGGCACGGGGCGCGGCCCGATCAAGGCCGACGAAGAAACCTGGACGCCTGCGGTCCAGAGCCTCGATTACGCTCAGGACGAAACCGAGTATCAGTGCTTACAGGACCTCAGACGTCTCCCGCATCCGCTGCGGGAGAGTCTGGTCGGGATCATCGCCCAGCTCGCGAAAAATTATCCGTGA
- a CDS encoding YciI family protein: MKYLCICHYDRAKFAACRPEDFEAVGAVCAPRDQELQATGQVDLIGSFVEETGYATLRAHDDGEWSVERGPYAGGPEPWGAFFIVDADSLDQAVKIASLHPGAHLGAYFGGGIEVRPCNFFWTPGG, from the coding sequence ATGAAATATCTCTGCATTTGCCACTACGACCGCGCGAAGTTCGCCGCCTGCCGTCCCGAGGACTTCGAAGCGGTGGGCGCCGTTTGCGCGCCGCGGGACCAAGAACTCCAAGCCACCGGCCAAGTGGACCTCATCGGATCGTTCGTCGAGGAAACCGGCTACGCCACGCTGCGCGCTCACGACGACGGCGAATGGAGCGTCGAACGCGGTCCCTATGCCGGCGGTCCGGAGCCTTGGGGCGCGTTCTTCATCGTCGACGCCGACAGTCTGGATCAGGCGGTGAAGATCGCCTCGTTGCACCCGGGCGCGCATTTGGGCGCTTACTTCGGCGGCGGCATCGAGGTGCGGCCGTGCAACTTCTTTTGGACGCCCGGTGGTTGA
- a CDS encoding efflux RND transporter permease subunit: MNISAWSIRRPLPAILAFFLLAVAGCFGFFRLPVSEFPDLSVPTVTVTVSLPGASPSTLETQVTRKVEDALASVPHIDELRSTVNEGVSVTHVRFELDRNGAAAKDDVRDAVDRVRIDLPREIEAPVVALESVEGGDVVTFAVAADGWNEQELSWYIDDTVSKRLFGLSGVGAVRRIGGVEREVRVELRPDGLQALGVSPAMLSQQLANIQQEQPGGRTTVGGGEQSVRTVATVADASDLADYSIFTADGRQVRLSSIAEVRDGSAEPTQIATLDGKRAIGFAVQRTIGASEVDVGKAVRAKIAELARTDPRLHFTEVASTTPEIEASYESSMAMLWEGALLATLVVWWFLRDWRATFIAAIALPLSIVPTFAAMHWLGFSLNVVSLLALAVVVGILVDDAIVEVENIDRHLRMGKPPKLAALEAADEIGLAVIATSCTLAAVFVPVAFMPGIAGKFFKEFGWTAATAVLFSLLVARWVTPMMAAAMLKPTPAPHGDSKAMRWYLRWVDRALHRRGKTLALTAALFLGAIAASAFLQTTFIPPSDGDHSVVVLELAPGAPLSATQRTVEQARARIAAIPELERVFATAGASGGDSESGAGVGEVRRATLTLKWRSDRKRDQQRLEAEVRERLETLPGVRIGFQGGEPGRALQLVLAGDDPLKLAAASREIEHAIRQLPGLGAVSSTAALVRPEITVRPDSARAADLGVSTADIAATARVATRGDYQQFLAKLNLPERQVPIRIQLAGGALSDPSLLAQLRVPTASGAAVPLSSVADIVSGSGPSQIDRFGRKRNVTISVDLNGRALGEVDDQIKALKPVRNLPPGVTLQAAGNAKVFVEMMLGFVMAMFTGIFCVYAVLALLFNHAGQPATILVAVPLAATGAIGALLLTGTDISLPVLIGLIMLIGIAVKNSILLVDYAVIAQRTLGMDRHQALLDACHKRARPVLMTTLAMGAGMLPIALGLAADSSFRAPMAIAVIGGLVSSTVLSLVVVPVAFTVIDDAERWLLRRLRRGGRREDNPARSPVGT, encoded by the coding sequence ATGAACATTTCGGCCTGGTCGATCCGGCGCCCGCTGCCCGCGATCCTCGCTTTCTTCTTGTTGGCCGTCGCGGGTTGCTTCGGCTTCTTCCGGCTGCCGGTTTCGGAGTTCCCGGACCTCAGCGTGCCCACGGTCACCGTCACCGTCAGCCTGCCCGGCGCATCGCCGAGCACGCTGGAAACCCAGGTCACGCGCAAGGTCGAGGACGCGCTGGCCAGCGTGCCGCACATCGACGAACTGCGCTCGACGGTGAACGAAGGCGTCTCGGTCACCCACGTGCGCTTCGAGCTCGATCGCAACGGCGCCGCCGCCAAGGACGACGTGCGCGATGCGGTCGACCGCGTCCGCATCGATCTGCCGCGGGAGATCGAAGCGCCGGTGGTGGCGCTGGAAAGCGTCGAAGGCGGCGATGTCGTCACCTTCGCCGTCGCCGCCGACGGCTGGAACGAGCAGGAGTTGAGCTGGTACATCGACGACACCGTGAGCAAGCGCTTGTTCGGCCTCAGCGGCGTCGGCGCGGTGCGGCGCATCGGCGGCGTCGAGCGCGAAGTGCGCGTGGAGCTCCGCCCGGACGGGCTGCAGGCGCTGGGCGTGAGCCCGGCGATGCTGTCGCAGCAGTTGGCGAACATCCAGCAGGAGCAGCCGGGCGGACGCACGACGGTCGGCGGCGGCGAGCAGTCGGTGCGCACGGTGGCCACCGTCGCCGACGCGTCGGATCTGGCCGACTACTCGATCTTCACCGCCGACGGACGCCAGGTCCGCTTGTCGAGCATCGCCGAGGTGCGCGACGGCAGCGCCGAGCCCACCCAGATCGCCACGCTCGACGGCAAGCGCGCGATCGGCTTCGCCGTCCAGCGCACGATCGGCGCCAGCGAAGTCGATGTCGGCAAGGCGGTGCGCGCGAAGATCGCCGAACTGGCGCGGACCGATCCGCGCCTGCATTTCACCGAGGTCGCCTCGACCACGCCCGAGATCGAGGCGTCCTACGAATCCTCAATGGCGATGCTGTGGGAAGGCGCGCTGCTGGCGACGCTGGTGGTGTGGTGGTTCCTGCGCGATTGGCGCGCCACCTTCATCGCCGCGATCGCGCTGCCGTTGTCCATCGTGCCCACCTTCGCCGCGATGCACTGGCTGGGCTTCAGCCTCAACGTGGTCAGCCTGCTGGCCCTGGCGGTGGTGGTCGGCATCCTGGTCGACGATGCGATCGTGGAAGTCGAGAACATCGACCGCCACCTGCGCATGGGCAAGCCGCCCAAGCTCGCCGCGCTGGAAGCCGCGGACGAGATCGGGCTGGCGGTGATCGCCACTTCCTGCACCCTGGCCGCGGTGTTCGTCCCGGTCGCCTTCATGCCTGGAATCGCCGGCAAATTCTTCAAGGAGTTCGGCTGGACCGCGGCGACCGCGGTGCTGTTCTCGCTGCTGGTCGCGCGCTGGGTCACGCCGATGATGGCCGCGGCCATGCTCAAGCCCACGCCCGCGCCGCACGGCGATTCGAAGGCGATGCGCTGGTACCTGCGCTGGGTCGACCGCGCGCTGCACCGCCGCGGCAAGACGCTGGCCCTGACCGCCGCCTTGTTCCTCGGGGCGATCGCGGCCTCGGCGTTCCTGCAGACCACCTTCATCCCGCCCAGCGACGGCGACCACAGCGTGGTCGTGCTCGAACTCGCTCCCGGCGCGCCGCTCAGCGCCACCCAGCGGACGGTGGAGCAGGCGCGCGCGCGCATCGCCGCGATTCCCGAACTGGAGCGGGTCTTCGCCACCGCCGGCGCCAGCGGCGGCGACAGCGAGAGCGGGGCCGGGGTCGGGGAAGTGCGCAGGGCGACGCTGACGCTGAAATGGCGCAGCGATCGCAAGCGCGACCAGCAGCGTCTGGAGGCGGAGGTGCGCGAGCGCCTGGAGACGCTGCCGGGCGTGCGCATCGGCTTCCAGGGCGGCGAACCGGGCCGCGCCTTGCAACTGGTGCTCGCCGGCGACGACCCGTTGAAGCTGGCCGCGGCGTCGCGCGAGATCGAGCATGCGATCCGGCAGCTCCCGGGGCTGGGCGCGGTCAGCTCCACCGCGGCGCTGGTGCGGCCGGAAATCACCGTGCGTCCCGACTCGGCGCGCGCGGCCGACCTGGGCGTGTCCACGGCCGACATCGCCGCCACGGCGCGGGTCGCGACCCGCGGCGATTACCAGCAGTTCCTGGCCAAACTCAATCTGCCCGAACGGCAGGTCCCGATCCGCATCCAGCTCGCCGGCGGCGCGCTGTCGGATCCTTCGCTGCTGGCGCAATTGCGCGTGCCGACCGCGTCGGGCGCAGCGGTGCCGCTGTCGTCGGTCGCCGACATCGTCAGCGGCAGCGGCCCCTCGCAGATCGACCGTTTCGGCCGCAAGCGCAACGTCACCATCAGCGTCGACCTCAACGGGCGCGCGCTCGGCGAGGTCGACGATCAGATCAAGGCGCTCAAGCCAGTGCGCAACCTGCCGCCGGGCGTGACCCTGCAGGCCGCCGGCAACGCCAAGGTCTTCGTCGAAATGATGCTCGGCTTCGTCATGGCCATGTTCACCGGCATCTTCTGCGTCTACGCGGTGCTGGCGCTGCTGTTCAATCACGCCGGCCAGCCGGCGACCATCCTGGTCGCGGTGCCGTTGGCGGCGACCGGCGCGATCGGCGCGCTGCTGCTGACCGGCACCGACATTTCCCTGCCGGTGCTGATCGGGCTGATCATGCTGATCGGCATCGCGGTGAAGAACTCGATCCTGCTCGTCGACTATGCCGTGATCGCGCAGCGCACGCTCGGAATGGACCGCCACCAGGCGTTGCTCGATGCCTGCCACAAGCGCGCCCGCCCGGTGCTGATGACGACCCTGGCGATGGGCGCGGGCATGCTGCCGATCGCGCTCGGACTGGCCGCCGATTCGAGCTTCCGCGCGCCGATGGCGATCGCGGTGATCGGCGGCTTGGTGTCCTCCACGGTGCTGAGCCTGGTCGTCGTGCCCGTCGCGTTCACCGTAATCGACGACGCGGAGCGCTGGCTGCTGCGGCGCTTGCGCCGGGGAGGGCGCCGCGAGGACAACCCGGCGCGCTCGCCGGTCGGAACCTGA
- a CDS encoding efflux RND transporter periplasmic adaptor subunit, producing MSPAALYRAALACALAAGLGACSQAAEPAPAPIPSLTVETVAPRVGELTREVTASGSIAAWEEIAVGAEVSGLRVTEVTVEVGDTVRRGDVLVRLDARTLRAKASQSQAAVAQAQANAEVAQKRAKRIRELAAKHFVSAQDADEAAGDALSADAQLRTMRSALEAAQVELEFTQIRAPHDGVISARDVQPGQVVGSDSELLKLIRDHRLEWRAELAEADLTRVAPGMPVRVSGPNGATVEGRVRQVSPALDTRRRTGVVYADLPAPGPLRAGMFGSGAIALGREPGLLIPLDAVVRRDGRAYAFVVGNDHRARERRIRTAAVAGAYVDVREGLQAGDRVIASGAGFLGDGDLVRVAASDSAAAPAATAREK from the coding sequence TTGAGTCCGGCCGCCCTGTACCGGGCAGCGCTGGCGTGCGCGTTGGCCGCGGGCCTGGGCGCCTGCAGCCAGGCCGCCGAACCGGCGCCCGCGCCGATACCCAGCCTCACTGTGGAAACCGTCGCCCCGCGCGTCGGCGAACTGACCCGGGAAGTCACCGCCTCCGGTTCGATCGCGGCCTGGGAGGAGATCGCGGTCGGGGCCGAAGTGTCGGGACTGCGGGTGACCGAGGTGACGGTGGAAGTCGGCGACACGGTGCGCCGCGGCGACGTGCTGGTGCGCCTGGACGCGCGCACGCTGCGCGCCAAGGCCTCGCAATCGCAGGCCGCGGTGGCGCAAGCGCAGGCCAATGCGGAGGTCGCGCAGAAACGCGCCAAGCGCATCCGCGAGTTGGCCGCGAAGCATTTCGTTTCCGCGCAGGACGCCGACGAAGCCGCCGGCGACGCGCTCAGCGCCGACGCGCAGCTGCGCACCATGCGCTCGGCGCTGGAGGCCGCGCAGGTGGAACTGGAGTTCACCCAGATCCGCGCGCCGCACGACGGCGTGATCTCCGCGCGCGACGTGCAGCCGGGGCAGGTGGTCGGCTCCGACAGCGAACTGCTGAAACTGATCCGCGACCACCGCCTGGAATGGCGCGCGGAGCTGGCCGAAGCCGATCTGACCCGGGTGGCGCCGGGCATGCCGGTGCGCGTCTCCGGCCCCAACGGCGCCACGGTCGAGGGCCGCGTGCGGCAGGTGTCTCCCGCGCTGGACACGCGCCGCCGGACCGGCGTGGTCTACGCCGACCTGCCGGCGCCCGGTCCGCTGCGCGCCGGCATGTTCGGCTCGGGCGCCATCGCCTTGGGGCGCGAGCCCGGCCTGCTGATTCCGCTCGACGCGGTGGTCCGCCGCGACGGCCGCGCCTACGCCTTCGTCGTCGGCAACGACCACCGCGCGCGCGAGCGCCGCATCCGCACCGCAGCGGTCGCCGGCGCCTACGTCGACGTACGCGAAGGGCTGCAGGCCGGCGATCGCGTGATCGCCAGCGGCGCCGGATTCCTGGGCGACGGCGATCTGGTGCGGGTGGCGGCGTCGGATTCCGCCGCGGCGCCGGCCGCCACGGCTCGGGAGAAATGA
- a CDS encoding TauD/TfdA family dioxygenase, with translation MSMFNQLQEVSGRNILIQAKPLTQSLGWARQNKDEVGRILLDSGALLIRGLRFHGTKQFGQFLEELFGDRLAEYTYRSTPRTKLGGNVYTATEYHPAEIIPQHNESSYANVWAMHIGFFCMIPPGAGMGGATPLADSREVLARLPADLVEKFERKRLQYVRNYGEVDLPWSEVFQTDDRQEVEAFCESNGIDFEWTANNGLRTKQVTPATEIHPVTGEKVWFNQAHLFHISGLPEQIARDMLSLYKAEDLPRNVYFGDGSPIDVEDLERIRAVYDEVKFHFDWQKDDVILLDNMLYTHGRQPYSGARKILVGMGQMHGRA, from the coding sequence ATGAGCATGTTCAATCAGCTTCAAGAAGTCTCGGGACGCAACATCCTGATCCAGGCCAAGCCGCTCACCCAATCGCTGGGCTGGGCGCGGCAGAACAAGGACGAGGTCGGCCGGATCCTGCTCGACAGCGGCGCCTTGTTGATCCGCGGCCTGCGTTTTCACGGCACCAAGCAGTTCGGCCAGTTCCTGGAAGAGCTGTTCGGCGACCGCCTGGCCGAGTACACCTATCGCTCCACGCCGCGCACCAAGCTCGGCGGCAACGTCTACACCGCGACCGAATACCACCCCGCCGAAATCATTCCGCAGCACAACGAATCCTCGTACGCGAACGTGTGGGCGATGCATATCGGCTTCTTCTGCATGATTCCCCCGGGCGCCGGCATGGGCGGCGCCACGCCGCTGGCCGACAGCCGCGAGGTGCTGGCGCGGCTTCCGGCGGACCTCGTCGAGAAGTTCGAGCGCAAGCGGCTGCAGTACGTGCGCAACTACGGCGAGGTTGATCTGCCGTGGAGCGAGGTGTTCCAGACCGACGACCGGCAAGAGGTCGAAGCGTTCTGCGAAAGCAACGGCATCGATTTCGAGTGGACCGCCAACAACGGCCTGCGCACCAAGCAGGTCACGCCCGCCACCGAGATCCACCCGGTCACCGGCGAGAAGGTCTGGTTCAATCAGGCGCACCTGTTCCATATCTCCGGTCTGCCGGAGCAGATCGCCCGCGACATGCTCTCGCTGTACAAGGCCGAGGACCTGCCGCGCAACGTGTACTTCGGCGACGGCTCGCCCATCGACGTGGAAGACCTCGAGCGGATCCGCGCCGTGTACGACGAAGTGAAGTTCCATTTCGACTGGCAGAAGGACGACGTCATCCTGCTGGACAACATGCTCTACACGCATGGCCGTCAGCCGTATTCCGGCGCCAGGAAGATCCTGGTCGGCATGGGCCAGATGCACGGGCGCGCATGA
- a CDS encoding ABC transporter ATP-binding protein, whose protein sequence is MNALWRLLRLARPSTALLAAAATMTLVSVAGTLSFPVLTRRLVDELAKGTVDGGGIAVLAAVMLTAAMASAVSSYLLSRLGHDVIAALRTRLIDKLLKLPVASFDQESTGERVSRVLSDCQSISELATRQAINLFSGVLVLVGSITVLVFLDARLTLTVLGCIVLAFGVVLPLVALLEKLALNTQDRTAKLGGILTHVFSEIRLVKAYTAEARERERSRLEILDIRRIGLQVAKISAVLGPLISLSLTAAILIILVYGSARVGNGSISIGTLTAFILYLFNVAVPLIQLTTFLEELQKARGASTRISALLQGREEDTAGDAPTGDHATLEFRGVCFRYPDRDAEVLHRIDLAFAPGTTSALVGASGNGKTTVLSLIERFYAPTDGAILYGGKPIGEFALQAWRERIGYVAQSAPIMPGSVRDNIVYGLSGEFSDETVRMAAEKAGALAFIEQMPQGLDTVLTEQGANLSGGQRQRIAIARMFLRNPDILILDEATSSLDSETEHQVKLALESLMKGRTNIVVAHRLATVVHADRIYFLEGGRISGSGSHEELLSSHSHYARLVSRQFRKPVRESAPSEGEAPLTEATAG, encoded by the coding sequence TTGAACGCATTGTGGCGGCTGCTGCGTCTGGCCCGGCCGTCCACCGCGCTGCTCGCGGCGGCCGCCACGATGACCCTGGTGTCGGTCGCCGGCACGCTGTCCTTCCCGGTGCTGACCCGGCGGCTGGTCGACGAACTGGCCAAGGGCACGGTCGACGGCGGCGGCATCGCGGTGCTGGCCGCGGTGATGCTCACCGCCGCGATGGCGTCGGCGGTGTCGTCCTACCTGCTGAGCCGGCTCGGCCACGACGTGATCGCCGCCTTGCGCACGCGGCTGATCGACAAGCTGCTCAAGCTGCCGGTGGCCTCGTTCGACCAGGAAAGCACCGGCGAACGCGTCAGCCGCGTGCTCAGCGACTGCCAGTCGATCTCGGAGTTGGCGACGCGGCAAGCGATCAACCTGTTCAGCGGGGTGCTGGTGCTGGTCGGGTCGATCACCGTGCTGGTGTTCCTCGACGCGAGGCTCACCCTGACCGTGCTCGGCTGCATCGTGCTCGCCTTCGGCGTGGTGCTGCCGCTGGTGGCGCTGCTGGAGAAGCTCGCGCTGAACACCCAGGACCGCACCGCGAAGCTCGGCGGCATCCTCACCCATGTCTTCTCCGAGATCCGCCTGGTCAAGGCCTACACGGCCGAAGCGCGCGAACGCGAGCGCAGCCGGCTGGAGATCCTCGACATCCGCCGGATCGGCTTGCAGGTGGCGAAGATCAGCGCGGTGCTGGGGCCGCTGATCAGCCTGTCGTTGACCGCGGCGATCCTGATCATCCTGGTCTACGGCAGCGCGCGGGTCGGCAACGGCAGCATCAGCATCGGCACGCTCACCGCGTTCATCCTCTATTTGTTCAACGTCGCCGTGCCGCTGATCCAGCTGACCACGTTCTTGGAGGAATTGCAGAAGGCCCGCGGCGCCTCCACCCGGATCTCGGCGCTGCTGCAGGGCAGGGAAGAGGACACCGCCGGCGACGCGCCCACGGGCGATCACGCGACGCTGGAATTCCGCGGCGTCTGCTTCCGCTATCCCGACCGCGACGCCGAGGTCCTGCACCGGATCGATCTGGCGTTCGCCCCCGGAACCACCAGCGCACTGGTCGGCGCCAGCGGCAACGGCAAGACCACGGTGTTGTCGCTGATCGAGCGTTTCTACGCGCCGACCGACGGCGCCATCCTCTACGGCGGCAAGCCGATCGGCGAGTTCGCCCTGCAAGCCTGGCGCGAGCGCATCGGCTACGTGGCGCAGAGCGCGCCGATCATGCCGGGCAGCGTGCGCGACAACATCGTGTACGGGCTCAGCGGCGAGTTCAGCGACGAAACGGTGCGGATGGCGGCCGAGAAAGCCGGCGCGCTGGCCTTCATCGAGCAGATGCCGCAGGGGCTGGACACCGTGCTGACCGAGCAGGGCGCCAACCTCTCCGGCGGGCAGCGGCAGCGCATCGCCATCGCCCGCATGTTCCTGCGCAATCCCGACATCCTGATCCTGGACGAGGCGACCTCGAGCCTGGACAGCGAGACCGAGCATCAGGTCAAGCTGGCGCTGGAATCGCTGATGAAAGGGCGCACCAACATCGTCGTCGCCCATCGTCTGGCGACGGTCGTCCACGCCGACCGCATCTATTTCCTCGAAGGCGGCCGGATCTCGGGCAGCGGCAGCCACGAAGAACTGCTGAGCTCGCATTCCCACTATGCCCGTCTGGTCTCGCGCCAGTTCCGCAAGCCGGTGCGCGAGAGCGCGCCGAGCGAAGGGGAGGCGCCGCTGACCGAAGCGACGGCGGGCTGA
- a CDS encoding MBL fold metallo-hydrolase, which produces MTQKNFKSLAPGIRSIPLINSWFAHMYLVAPSTFGHYTRYHLDLLESFVDDPSQHLESIKIPELIGGPFINYTGDPGDMARFRDRTRERCGTQLRGADAINSMYQMVLAQAKGAGVPGLYAQVDELIRHGVELSYDVCKQPVARIIEKVLYDGPLYDPSLQTCILEKATYEPRTFVLSTPQIQRQPASVELRLPFGDPLWNHMSSGKHAIGELLEMLRPHIDDPARDMPLLEGMFVDHPGEARADGLAPGQVRVRYFGHACVLMECAGVSVLVDPLISYPGESTLDHFTFDDLPARIDYVLITHPHQDHVVLETLLRLRSQVEHVVVGRSGGGHLPDVSLKLMLNHCGFDKVIELGEYETIEFAGGRIIGAPFYGEHADLDIRSKLAFGVQMHDTHCLFFADSNPPMPEFYAPLKKLMPRVDCLFLGMECVGAPATWLYGPLLQKMLTRGEDQSRRLDGCDAAKALEMHRFFDPERIFVYAMGAEPWLTHITSILYSEELPQFKEARVLESTVRSQGRHAEVLYGKRELLL; this is translated from the coding sequence ATGACCCAGAAGAACTTCAAGTCGCTCGCCCCGGGCATCCGCAGCATCCCGCTGATCAATTCCTGGTTCGCGCACATGTACCTGGTCGCGCCGTCGACCTTCGGCCACTACACCCGCTATCACCTGGATTTGCTCGAGTCCTTCGTCGACGACCCGTCGCAGCACCTGGAATCGATCAAGATCCCCGAGCTGATCGGCGGCCCCTTCATCAACTACACCGGCGACCCCGGCGACATGGCGCGGTTCCGCGACCGCACCCGCGAGCGTTGCGGCACCCAGCTGCGCGGCGCCGACGCGATCAACTCCATGTACCAAATGGTGCTCGCCCAGGCCAAGGGCGCGGGCGTGCCGGGCCTGTACGCGCAGGTCGACGAGCTGATCCGCCACGGCGTGGAACTGTCCTACGACGTGTGCAAGCAGCCGGTGGCGCGCATCATCGAGAAGGTGCTGTACGACGGCCCGCTCTACGATCCTTCGCTGCAGACCTGCATCCTCGAGAAAGCCACTTACGAACCGCGCACCTTCGTGCTGAGCACGCCGCAGATCCAGCGCCAGCCCGCATCGGTGGAACTGCGCCTGCCGTTCGGCGACCCGCTCTGGAACCACATGAGCAGCGGCAAGCACGCCATCGGCGAACTGCTGGAGATGCTCAGGCCGCACATCGACGATCCGGCGCGCGACATGCCGCTGCTGGAAGGCATGTTCGTCGATCACCCGGGCGAGGCGCGCGCCGACGGACTGGCCCCCGGACAGGTGCGGGTGCGCTACTTCGGCCACGCCTGCGTGCTCATGGAGTGCGCCGGAGTAAGCGTGCTGGTCGATCCGCTGATCAGCTATCCGGGCGAATCCACGCTGGACCACTTCACCTTCGACGACCTGCCGGCGCGCATCGACTACGTGCTGATCACCCACCCGCACCAGGACCACGTCGTGCTCGAGACGCTGCTGCGCCTGCGCAGCCAAGTCGAGCATGTGGTGGTCGGGCGCTCCGGCGGCGGCCACCTGCCGGACGTGTCGCTCAAGCTGATGCTGAACCACTGCGGCTTCGACAAGGTGATCGAGCTGGGCGAGTACGAAACCATCGAGTTCGCCGGCGGCCGCATCATCGGCGCGCCGTTCTACGGCGAACACGCCGATCTCGACATCCGTTCCAAGCTCGCCTTCGGCGTGCAGATGCACGACACCCATTGCCTGTTCTTCGCCGACTCCAACCCGCCGATGCCGGAGTTCTACGCGCCGCTGAAAAAACTGATGCCGCGCGTGGATTGCCTGTTCCTGGGCATGGAATGCGTCGGCGCCCCGGCGACCTGGCTGTACGGCCCGCTGCTGCAGAAGATGCTGACCCGCGGCGAGGACCAATCGCGCCGGCTCGACGGTTGCGACGCGGCCAAGGCGCTGGAGATGCACCGGTTCTTCGATCCCGAGCGCATCTTCGTCTATGCGATGGGCGCCGAGCCGTGGCTGACGCACATCACCAGCATCCTGTATTCCGAGGAGCTGCCGCAGTTCAAGGAAGCGCGGGTGCTCGAATCGACGGTGCGCTCGCAGGGCCGCCATGCCGAAGTCCTGTACGGGAAAAGGGAACTGCTGCTGTGA